In Cupriavidus sp. EM10, the genomic window AGCAAGCCAAAGGCGTCGTGGATGTCCCGCAGGCCGGCATCACGCGCCAGCAAGGCGCGCGCGCCCTCCTCCGGCAAAAGATTATCGAAGTACCACTGCACGGCGCGCTCGGTTGCGCCGTCAGCGCGCCGGCCGGCCTGCAGCGGCAAATGCGGGCTTAGTGCGAACCGCGACGCATCGGCCAGCCAGGTGTCCGCATACTCGAATGCCCAGAGGTTCTGGTCTTCGTGCAGCGTGCCGACGACCTCCGTGTCGATCGACGCCAGCAATTTGCGCTCGCTCATTCGGCACCCCGCTTGTTTCTCGCCTTGTCCGGCGATACCGGCCTGTTTTCTGCATCGCTCTCGACATCGGCACGCTCGGCCGTACGCCGGCGAAACGAGGCGGACCGATGCGACGCCTTGTCCAGCTGCTCGCTCAACAGTTCGGGGCTTGCATCGGGAATGTCGACAGTAATCCGGACGCCCAGCCCCTCCAGAATCTGAAAGAGCTTGCCCCACTGCATGGTGTCCGCGCCCCGCTCGGCCTTCACCATGAACGACTCGCTGACACCTATGCTGCCGGCGGCATCGTCCTGGCGCAGGCCCTGCACCTTGCGGGCGGCGCGGATGATGCCGCCCACGTCGGAGGAATGATGAAGTTGATGCTTCATGGCGATATCCGGAAAAACTCTTCGAGTGTGGAGTTTTTGGAGTTCAAACTC contains:
- a CDS encoding helix-turn-helix domain-containing protein, whose product is MKHQLHHSSDVGGIIRAARKVQGLRQDDAAGSIGVSESFMVKAERGADTMQWGKLFQILEGLGVRITVDIPDASPELLSEQLDKASHRSASFRRRTAERADVESDAENRPVSPDKARNKRGAE